Proteins from a single region of Haloarcula laminariae:
- a CDS encoding cold-shock protein, with protein sequence MAKGKVDFFNDTGGYGFIDTDEEDEDVFFHMEDVGGPDLEEGQEVEFDIEQADKGPRATNLERL encoded by the coding sequence ATGGCGAAAGGCAAAGTCGATTTCTTCAACGACACCGGCGGCTACGGCTTCATCGACACTGACGAGGAAGACGAGGACGTCTTCTTCCACATGGAAGATGTCGGCGGCCCTGACCTCGAAGAGGGTCAGGAAGTCGAGTTCGACATCGAGCAAGCGGACAAGGGTCCGCGAGCGACCAACCTCGAGCGACTGTAA
- a CDS encoding DUF192 domain-containing protein: MARRAFVALAGVVVALAVGALVMQSGLWVDIVGVGGYETGTVTVTDSDNATPCTAPPNRTAVSACDGSRTLATVDVRIAANYSQRYTGLSDTESLGPDEGMLFVHGEEDVQTYVMRDMDFALDIIYIDANRTITTIHHAPPPPEGERYSERYSGRAKYVLEVNRGWANRTGVGVGDTVELPDGVE, translated from the coding sequence ATGGCACGCCGAGCGTTCGTCGCCCTCGCCGGGGTCGTCGTCGCACTCGCGGTCGGTGCCCTCGTTATGCAGAGCGGGCTGTGGGTCGATATCGTCGGTGTCGGTGGCTACGAGACGGGGACGGTGACGGTCACCGACAGCGACAATGCGACGCCGTGTACGGCGCCACCGAACCGGACCGCCGTCTCGGCCTGTGACGGGTCGCGGACGCTGGCCACTGTCGACGTGCGTATCGCCGCCAACTACAGCCAGCGCTACACCGGCCTCAGCGACACGGAGTCGCTGGGCCCCGACGAGGGGATGCTGTTCGTCCACGGCGAGGAGGACGTACAGACTTACGTGATGCGGGACATGGACTTCGCGCTGGATATCATCTACATCGACGCTAACAGGACGATTACGACGATTCACCACGCGCCCCCGCCGCCCGAGGGCGAGCGCTACAGCGAGCGCTACTCCGGGCGCGCCAAGTACGTCCTCGAAGTGAATCGCGGATGGGCAAACCGGACCGGCGTGGGCGTGGGCGACACCGTGGAACTGCCCGACGGGGTCGAATGA
- a CDS encoding alpha-amylase family glycosyl hydrolase: MGFDSHQPGPPRFMQVGQRIVDPAFVDGDHGFDRDNLAPTIAGAPERDPENYGADAFAWSIAARPAGSEATVQYAPTPHDDRDRYDHGLHNTAEFEPDEPGTYVLELDAPDGTHELTVRVFDGDRRDGGTTDGVGASGPAGGGPPRIELDGYYDDATDEFVVASNPELASDSHAVDADLDVEFLPHDASGLDAADIAVEGSTARIPAAAMDGAASLYAAPFDGRRVGVRDEIVLDPDSETVSLPNRPPEWLDDAVVYEIFTRSFAGEPGATTFEALRERVDYLDGLGVDVVWLTPVVPAWSPTVDAAPGGPHGYSTADYFDVAPDLGTLADFEAFVDRCHDHGIRVCFDLVANHCGWTHPFFQDTIAERGPEPEEPSQFPDVESWDVSSKYFDWVDRQRGASRHDASPAQTSFFGVRLQPNLNHGNVALREHLLAAVEFWAERVDGFRCDIAWGVPHSFWAEVRERVRAVDAEFLLLDEAIPRTPAFAASEFDCHFDTTGFTETAHAVARGERPPGDLLDAVEARDRDGFPRYARLLNATENHDEARLAHEAAVGRRGEPAAVARAAAAAAFTLPGVPMLYYGQERLITEYGERRALPYADDPGKADDIERDPYKRAFVNWDDYPEAHLDFYRALVSFYHDSPAFGPSADLVRAAYRTERPEDVLVFGRDAGDEKRVVVVNFAADSRRVDLRPVVDTTDQFTGDDVAAARSEDAVTVEVDRLAVLDTPTLFDRGG; the protein is encoded by the coding sequence ATGGGATTCGACAGCCACCAGCCCGGACCGCCGCGGTTCATGCAGGTCGGTCAGCGCATCGTCGACCCGGCCTTCGTCGACGGCGACCACGGGTTCGACCGGGACAACCTCGCGCCCACGATAGCGGGCGCGCCCGAGCGGGACCCGGAGAACTACGGCGCCGACGCGTTCGCGTGGTCGATTGCCGCCCGGCCGGCCGGAAGCGAGGCGACAGTGCAGTACGCGCCGACGCCCCACGACGACCGCGACCGGTACGACCACGGGCTCCACAACACCGCCGAGTTCGAGCCCGACGAGCCCGGGACCTACGTCCTCGAACTCGACGCCCCCGACGGGACTCACGAGCTGACAGTTCGCGTGTTCGACGGCGACCGGCGGGACGGCGGGACGACCGACGGCGTCGGTGCAAGCGGGCCAGCCGGCGGCGGCCCGCCCCGTATCGAACTCGACGGGTACTACGACGACGCGACCGACGAGTTCGTCGTGGCGTCGAACCCCGAACTCGCGTCCGACAGCCACGCCGTCGACGCCGACCTGGACGTGGAGTTCCTCCCCCACGACGCGAGCGGCCTGGACGCGGCCGACATCGCGGTCGAGGGGTCGACGGCCCGGATTCCCGCGGCCGCGATGGACGGCGCGGCGAGCCTCTACGCGGCGCCCTTCGACGGCCGTCGCGTGGGCGTCCGCGACGAGATAGTGCTGGACCCCGACTCCGAGACCGTTTCCCTGCCCAACCGACCGCCCGAGTGGCTCGACGACGCCGTCGTCTACGAGATATTCACGCGCTCGTTCGCGGGCGAGCCGGGGGCGACCACCTTCGAGGCGCTCCGCGAGCGGGTCGACTATCTGGACGGGCTGGGCGTCGACGTGGTGTGGCTGACGCCCGTCGTGCCGGCCTGGAGCCCAACCGTCGACGCGGCGCCGGGCGGCCCGCACGGCTACAGCACGGCGGACTACTTCGACGTGGCCCCGGACCTGGGGACCCTCGCTGACTTCGAGGCGTTCGTCGACCGGTGTCACGACCACGGAATCCGGGTCTGTTTCGACCTCGTCGCGAACCACTGCGGCTGGACCCATCCGTTCTTCCAGGACACCATCGCCGAGCGCGGGCCCGAGCCCGAGGAGCCGTCCCAGTTCCCGGACGTCGAGTCGTGGGACGTGTCCTCGAAGTACTTCGACTGGGTCGACCGCCAGCGGGGGGCCAGCCGCCACGACGCCTCGCCGGCACAGACGAGCTTCTTCGGCGTGCGGCTCCAGCCCAACCTCAACCACGGGAACGTCGCGCTGCGGGAGCACCTGCTCGCCGCCGTCGAGTTCTGGGCCGAGCGGGTCGACGGCTTCCGCTGTGACATCGCCTGGGGCGTCCCCCATAGCTTCTGGGCGGAGGTCCGCGAACGGGTGCGTGCCGTCGACGCCGAGTTCCTCCTGCTCGACGAGGCCATCCCCCGGACGCCCGCCTTCGCGGCCTCGGAGTTCGACTGCCACTTCGACACGACCGGGTTCACCGAGACGGCCCACGCCGTCGCCCGCGGCGAGCGCCCGCCCGGCGACCTGCTCGACGCCGTCGAGGCCCGCGACCGCGACGGGTTCCCTCGCTACGCACGGCTGCTGAACGCCACGGAGAACCACGACGAGGCGCGCCTGGCCCACGAAGCCGCCGTGGGCCGCCGCGGGGAGCCGGCGGCGGTCGCGCGGGCGGCGGCCGCGGCGGCGTTTACCCTCCCCGGCGTCCCGATGCTGTACTACGGCCAGGAGCGGCTCATCACCGAGTACGGCGAGCGCCGCGCGCTCCCCTACGCCGACGACCCCGGGAAAGCCGACGACATCGAGCGGGACCCCTACAAGCGCGCGTTCGTGAACTGGGACGACTACCCCGAGGCCCACCTCGACTTCTACCGGGCGCTCGTCTCGTTCTATCACGATTCGCCCGCGTTCGGGCCCTCGGCCGACCTGGTCCGTGCGGCCTACCGGACCGAGCGGCCCGAGGACGTGCTCGTCTTCGGCCGCGACGCCGGCGACGAGAAGCGGGTGGTCGTCGTCAACTTCGCCGCCGACTCGCGCCGGGTAGACCTCCGCCCGGTCGTCGACACCACCGACCAGTTCACCGGGGACGACGTGGCCGCGGCCCGAAGCGAGGACGCCGTCACCGTCGAAGTCGACCGCCTGGCAGTCCTCGACACGCCGACGCTGTTCGACCGGGGAGGGTGA
- a CDS encoding cold-shock protein, with protein sequence MAKGKVDFFNDTGGYGFIDTDEEDEDVFFHMEDVGGPDLEEGQEVEFDIEQADKGPRATNLERL encoded by the coding sequence ATGGCGAAAGGTAAAGTCGATTTCTTCAACGACACCGGCGGCTACGGTTTCATCGACACTGACGAGGAAGACGAGGACGTCTTCTTCCACATGGAGGATGTCGGCGGCCCTGACCTCGAAGAGGGTCAGGAAGTCGAATTCGACATCGAGCAGGCGGACAAGGGTCCGCGAGCGACCAACCTGGAGCGTCTCTAA
- a CDS encoding TRM11 family SAM-dependent methyltransferase has translation MSDESPNHKQSRLFTTEDGDFDEDRAKADALPVEDGEVVDTDELADHQRYVEDRGVYDERNRVNDLTGREWKFATKSVIPEGYPPALQHDLRSEHGGQKPPRLCLALVQRFSKAGDLVLDPFAGVGGTLLGASLAEYEGTGRRDAVGFEINDRWIELYETVLERENAEREARGEGPLAGQDMRHGDCTDLVEAVETDAVDLLLTDVPYWDMDKVEQTRNEAATRDSKLGDFDGDERQAKADWLDEMEANFAQFRRVVREGGYVAVFIGDMYREQSYNMLSADLAARIEAAGYTLKANLVWYDPSKDLHVYGYPFSFVPSMVHQNILVFRNE, from the coding sequence ATGAGCGACGAGTCGCCCAACCACAAGCAAAGCCGTCTGTTCACGACCGAGGACGGCGACTTCGACGAGGACCGGGCGAAAGCGGACGCCCTCCCCGTCGAGGACGGCGAGGTCGTCGACACCGACGAGCTCGCGGACCACCAGCGCTACGTCGAGGACCGGGGCGTCTACGACGAGCGCAACCGGGTCAACGACCTCACCGGCCGGGAGTGGAAGTTCGCGACCAAGTCCGTCATCCCCGAGGGGTACCCGCCCGCCCTCCAGCACGACCTGCGGAGCGAACACGGCGGCCAGAAACCCCCGCGGCTCTGTCTGGCGCTCGTCCAGCGGTTCAGCAAGGCCGGCGACCTCGTCCTCGACCCCTTCGCCGGCGTCGGCGGCACGCTGCTCGGAGCCTCACTCGCCGAGTACGAGGGGACCGGCCGCCGGGACGCCGTCGGCTTCGAAATCAACGACCGCTGGATAGAGCTCTACGAGACGGTCCTCGAACGGGAGAACGCCGAACGCGAGGCCCGTGGTGAAGGACCTCTCGCCGGGCAGGACATGCGCCACGGGGACTGCACCGACCTCGTCGAAGCCGTCGAGACCGACGCCGTCGATCTCCTGCTGACCGACGTGCCCTACTGGGACATGGACAAGGTCGAACAGACCCGCAACGAGGCGGCGACACGGGACAGCAAGCTCGGCGACTTCGACGGCGACGAGCGACAGGCGAAAGCCGACTGGCTCGACGAGATGGAGGCCAACTTCGCGCAGTTCCGACGGGTCGTCCGCGAGGGCGGCTACGTCGCGGTCTTCATCGGCGATATGTACCGCGAGCAGTCCTACAACATGCTCTCGGCCGACCTCGCCGCCCGCATCGAGGCCGCCGGCTACACGCTGAAGGCCAACCTCGTCTGGTACGACCCCTCGAAGGACCTCCACGTCTACGGCTACCCCTTCTCCTTTGTCCCCTCGATGGTCCACCAGAACATTCTCGTCTTCCGGAACGAGTGA
- a CDS encoding class I SAM-dependent methyltransferase, producing MSHADWAIQDGAVVEQPRDIQRHPLLAAIYDSHDELIAEYLPDGETLELAFGQHLHPQADVGTEAWRSNAVGVGRPAVLGDARSLPFDDGVFDAVVGRRFLHHVPEADRPDILRETRRVLKPGGRVVLVEGTPGLYRRLTKTVAFRLGLLEADNDRYGHLSEAAVAGLVRDAFEVVTKRTLGSPLMLASIAQTPLAASLFPLYQRTQCVKWWTFVVGRKPADDTTD from the coding sequence ATGTCACACGCGGACTGGGCGATACAGGACGGCGCCGTCGTCGAGCAGCCCCGCGACATCCAACGCCACCCCCTACTGGCGGCGATTTACGACAGCCACGACGAACTCATCGCGGAGTACCTGCCCGACGGCGAGACGCTCGAACTCGCTTTCGGTCAGCACCTCCACCCGCAGGCCGACGTCGGGACGGAGGCGTGGCGGTCGAACGCGGTCGGCGTCGGGCGGCCGGCCGTCCTCGGGGACGCCCGTTCGCTCCCCTTCGACGACGGCGTGTTCGACGCCGTCGTCGGCCGCCGGTTCCTCCATCACGTCCCCGAAGCGGACCGGCCCGATATCCTGCGGGAGACCCGACGGGTCCTGAAACCGGGCGGGCGGGTCGTCCTCGTGGAGGGGACGCCGGGGCTGTACCGGCGGCTGACGAAAACCGTCGCCTTTCGACTCGGACTGCTGGAGGCGGACAACGACCGTTACGGCCACCTGTCGGAGGCGGCGGTCGCCGGCCTCGTCCGGGACGCCTTCGAGGTGGTCACCAAGCGGACGCTGGGCTCGCCGCTCATGCTCGCAAGCATCGCACAGACCCCGCTCGCGGCGTCGCTGTTTCCGCTGTACCAGCGGACACAGTGTGTCAAGTGGTGGACGTTCGTCGTCGGCCGGAAGCCGGCGGACGACACGACCGACTAG
- a CDS encoding cold-shock protein, with protein sequence MAKGKVDFFNDTGGYGFIDTDEEDEDVFFHMEDVGGPDLEEGQEVEFDIEQADKGPRATNLERL encoded by the coding sequence ATGGCGAAAGGCAAAGTCGATTTCTTCAATGACACCGGCGGCTACGGCTTCATCGACACTGACGAGGAAGACGAGGACGTCTTCTTCCACATGGAGGATGTCGGCGGTCCGGACCTCGAAGAAGGTCAGGAAGTCGAGTTCGACATCGAGCAAGCGGACAAGGGTCCGCGAGCGACCAACCTGGAGCGTCTCTAA
- a CDS encoding cold-shock protein: protein MAKGTVDFFNDTGGYGFIDTEDADEDVFFHMEDIGGPDLEEGQELEFDIEQADKGPRANNVTRL, encoded by the coding sequence ATGGCGAAAGGAACGGTTGATTTCTTCAACGACACTGGCGGTTACGGTTTCATCGATACTGAGGACGCGGACGAGGACGTCTTCTTCCACATGGAAGACATCGGCGGCCCGGACCTCGAGGAAGGACAGGAGCTCGAATTCGACATCGAGCAGGCGGACAAGGGTCCGCGAGCCAACAACGTCACGAGGCTCTAA
- a CDS encoding ABC transporter ATP-binding protein yields the protein MDIEAASDDDAFEDARERVDRPMWRLFTEYGRGQRLAFVVGLISSIFARMLDLLPPLLLALAIDAVIEGNTSYSLLLVPDAWIPAGTTGQLWLTAGLIAASFGFGAVFHYTRNWGWNKFAQHVQHAVRTDTYGTMQRLNMEFFADKQTGEMMSVLSNDVNRLEKFLNDGLNSASRLIIMVLGIAAYLFYINWQLALVALLPVPIIAVFTKWFIETIQPKYADVRASVGSLNSRLENNLSGIQIIKTANTESYEADRVEDSSQDYLDANWDAIGTRITFFPGLRLVSGLGFVVTFVLGGLIVVGQAPGFFTLELTTGGFVAFIIYTQRFVWPMAQFGQVINMYQRAYASAERVFGLMETPGRLSEADDAPPLSVTDGAVAYDDVTFGYGDDDPVLDDVSFEVDGGDTVALVGPTGAGKSTVMKLLLRMYDPDEGAVRIDDQDLRDVQIPSVRRAIGYVSQETFLFYGTVEDNIAYGSFDATDDEIRAAAEAAEAHQFIRNLPDGYETMVGERGVKLSGGQRQRIAIARAMLKDPDVLVLDEATSDVDTETEMLIQRSLDELTADRTTFAIAHRLSTIKDADTILVLEGGRIVERGSHEELLAADGLYANLWAVQAGEIDELPEEFVERAMQRRAKTDADD from the coding sequence ATGGACATCGAAGCGGCGTCCGACGACGACGCCTTCGAGGACGCCCGCGAGCGGGTCGACCGCCCGATGTGGCGGCTGTTCACGGAGTACGGGCGGGGGCAGCGACTCGCCTTCGTCGTCGGGCTCATCAGCTCGATATTCGCCCGGATGCTCGACCTGCTGCCGCCGCTGCTGCTGGCGCTGGCCATCGACGCCGTCATCGAGGGGAACACGAGCTACAGTCTCCTCCTCGTCCCCGACGCGTGGATTCCCGCGGGGACGACCGGGCAGCTCTGGCTGACGGCGGGGCTCATCGCGGCCTCGTTTGGCTTCGGGGCCGTCTTTCACTACACCCGCAACTGGGGGTGGAACAAGTTCGCCCAGCACGTCCAGCACGCGGTGCGAACGGACACCTACGGGACGATGCAGCGGCTGAACATGGAGTTTTTCGCGGACAAGCAGACCGGCGAGATGATGTCGGTGCTGTCGAACGACGTCAACCGGCTGGAGAAGTTCCTCAACGACGGGCTGAACTCCGCTTCCCGGCTGATAATCATGGTGCTCGGCATCGCCGCCTACCTCTTCTACATCAACTGGCAGCTCGCCCTGGTGGCGCTGTTGCCGGTGCCCATCATCGCCGTGTTCACGAAGTGGTTCATCGAGACCATCCAGCCCAAGTACGCCGACGTGCGCGCCTCGGTCGGTTCGCTGAACTCCCGGCTGGAGAACAACCTGAGCGGCATCCAGATAATCAAGACCGCCAACACGGAGTCCTACGAGGCCGACCGCGTCGAGGACAGCTCACAGGACTACCTCGACGCCAACTGGGACGCCATCGGCACCCGCATCACCTTTTTCCCGGGGTTGCGGCTGGTGTCGGGCCTCGGCTTCGTCGTCACGTTCGTGCTGGGCGGGCTCATCGTCGTCGGACAGGCGCCCGGCTTCTTCACCCTGGAGCTGACGACCGGGGGGTTCGTCGCCTTCATCATCTACACCCAGCGGTTCGTCTGGCCGATGGCCCAGTTCGGCCAGGTCATCAATATGTACCAGCGGGCCTACGCCTCCGCCGAGCGGGTGTTCGGCCTGATGGAGACGCCCGGGCGGCTCAGCGAGGCCGACGACGCGCCGCCCCTGTCGGTCACCGACGGCGCGGTCGCGTACGACGACGTGACCTTCGGCTACGGCGACGACGACCCCGTTCTGGACGACGTCTCCTTCGAGGTCGACGGCGGTGACACCGTCGCCTTGGTCGGCCCCACCGGCGCGGGCAAGTCGACCGTGATGAAGCTGCTCCTGCGGATGTACGACCCCGACGAGGGCGCGGTCCGCATCGACGACCAGGACCTGCGGGACGTACAGATACCCTCAGTCCGGCGGGCCATCGGCTACGTCAGCCAGGAGACGTTCCTCTTCTACGGCACCGTCGAGGACAACATCGCCTACGGGAGCTTCGACGCCACCGACGACGAGATTCGCGCCGCCGCCGAGGCCGCCGAGGCCCACCAGTTCATCCGGAACCTGCCGGACGGCTACGAGACGATGGTCGGCGAGCGCGGCGTCAAGCTGTCGGGCGGCCAGCGCCAGCGCATCGCCATCGCCCGCGCGATGCTGAAAGACCCGGACGTCCTCGTGCTGGACGAGGCCACCAGCGACGTCGACACGGAGACGGAGATGCTCATCCAGCGCTCGCTCGACGAGCTGACCGCCGACCGGACCACCTTCGCCATCGCCCACCGCCTCTCGACCATCAAGGACGCCGACACCATCCTCGTCTTGGAGGGCGGGCGCATCGTCGAGCGGGGGAGCCACGAGGAGCTACTGGCCGCCGACGGGCTCTACGCCAACCTCTGGGCCGTCCAGGCCGGCGAAATCGACGAGCTGCCCGAGGAGTTCGTCGAGCGGGCGATGCAGCGCCGGGCGAAGACGGACGCGGACGATTAA